The following DNA comes from Mesorhizobium sp. B2-1-8.
AGGTCGCAGACTTGATGCGGTCGTCGCCTTCCCCAGCCATCAGCGCCAATGCCGCCGCCAGCAGCGTGCCGCCGACGCAGTAACCTATGGCGTTGACATCGCGTTCCCCGGTCGCCTTCTCGATCGTGTCGAGACCGTATTGCAGGCCTTCCCTAATATAGGCTTCCCAGCTCTTGGCGCCGTGGCGCTCGTCCGGATTGATCCAGGAAATGACGAAAACGGTGTGGCCCTGCTCGATCGCCCAGCGGATGAAGGATTTCTGCGGGTTGAGGTCGAGGATGTAGAACTTGTTGATCCAGGGCGGGCAAATCAGCAGCGGGCGTTTCAGTACCGTCTCGGTCGCCGGATCATACTGGATGATCTCGGCGACATCGCTGCGGCCGACCACCTTCCCGGGCGTGGTGGCGATGTTCCTGCCGATCTCGAAGGGCGAATAGTCGGCCTGGCGCAATTTCAGGTCGCCCTTGCCGGCGGCGATGTCCTCGGCCAGCATCTTCATGCCGCGCACCAGGTTTTCGCCGTTGGAGGCGACGGTTTCGCGAAACAGTTCCGGATTGGTCAGGATGAAATTGGATGGCGAGATAGCGTTGGATACCTGCTTGACGTAGAAGCTCGCCTTGTGGCGAGTATGCTCGTCGAGGCCTTCGGCGTGGTCGACCAGCTCGGACGCCCAGCGCGAGGTGACGAGATAGGCCTGCTTGAGGAAATCGAAGAACGCGTTGCGGCCCCATTCCGGATCCTGGAAGCGCTTGTCGCCGCGCTCCGGCTTGACGGCATCGTCGGCACCCTCGGCGTTGGGGCTGACGCGCTGGATGGCATTCGCCCAAACCGTCATATAGCCGGCGAACAGCCGCGTCTGCGCTTCGAGCGCTCGCTGCGGATCGGCAAGCCAGTATTCGCTGAGCTTGGAGAAGGTCTTGACCATGTCGACGACCGGCTCGGCGACATGGTCGCGCACCTCACCTTTTTCGCGCGGTTCGGCCCAGGCGGACGCCGCCTTACCGGCCTGCTCGATCATCCGCGCCATGTTCAGCGCGAAGCGTTCCGGGTCCTTCACCAGATATTGCTCGACCGTCGAAGGTCCGCCATCTTCCGCTTTGCCCGAATCGGGTGTTTTGGACATGGTTCGCGGGGTTCCTCCGGAAGCGTTTTCTTGACATATTAACATGGGACATCCGACAGGGTCCAATCTCGCTTACCCCGGCTGCCAAGGAAACAATATGACGATTAAGTTTGGCGAGACTGTTTTTTTCGGTGCCGGCCACTTTTGCCGCATCGGCGCGGCCGTCATGCTCCTGGGCGTTGCCGGATGCTCGAGCACGAATACCGGTGGTCCGGTGCCGATGGCCACCGACGCGGGTCCGAAGGATACCGGCACCTTCCCGAACCTCAACATCCCGCCGCAAGTGGCGGCGAAACAATTCACCGAGGCCGAGAAGAACGCCAAGCTCGCCCAACTGAAGGCCGACGAGAACGGGCAAGGCGCCAAGGGCGGCGCGGCCGTCAGCAACCAGGCGGCGTTGACCGATCTCGCCAAGAAACATGGTCCGCAGACGCTGAAGCAGATCGAAGGCAAATGCGACCCGGCCCTCGACCCTACCTGCAAATGAGTATATAGCGCGCGCCCAACGCTCCCTTGCTGTCTGGAACTGCCATGGAAGAATTTCACAAGGTCCGCCGGCTTCCGCCTTACGTGTTCGAGCAGGTCAACAGGCTCAAGGCCAGCGCCCGTTCGCGAGGTGCCGACATCGTCGACCTCGGCATGGGCAATCCGGACCTGCCGACGCCCAAGGCCATCGTCGACAAATTGTGCGAGGTCGTGCGCGATCCGCGTACGCACCGCTATTCCTCGTCGCGCGGCATTCCTGGCCTGCGCCGCGCCCAGGCCAACTACTATGCCCGCCGCTTCGGCGTGAAGCTCAACCCCGACACCCAGGTGGTGGCCACGCTTGGTTCGAAGGAAGGCTTCGCCAACATGGCGCAGGCGATCACCGCGCCCGGCGACGTGATCCTGTGTCCCAACCCGACCTATCCGATCCATGCCTTCGGCTTCATCATGTCGGGCGGCGTTATCCGCTCGCTGCAGGTCGAGCCCGATGACGGTTTCATTCCCGCGCTCGAGCGCGGCGTCCGCCACTCGATCCCGAAGCCGCTGGCGCTGATCCTCAACTATCCGTCGAATCCGACGGCGTTGGTCGCCTCGCTCGATTTCTACAAGGATGTGGTGGCCTTCGCCAAGAAGAACGACATCATCATCCTGTCCGACCTTGCCTATTCGGAAATCTACTTCGACGGCAATCCGCCGCCTTCCGTGCTGCAGGTTCCGGGCGCCATCGACGTCTGCGTCGAGTTCACCTCGATGTCGAAGACCTTCTCCATGCCCGGCTGGCGCATGGGCTTCGCGGTCGGCAATGAACGGCTGATCTCGGCGCTGACCCGGGTCAAATCCTATCTCGATTACGGTGCCTTCACGCCGATCCAGGTGGCGGCCGCGCACGCGCTCAATGGCGACGGCGCCGATATCGCCGAGGTGCGTGACATCTATCACAAGCGCCGCGACGTGATGGTCGATGCGTTTGGCCGCGCTGGATGGACAATTCCGGCGCCAGCGGCGTCGATGTTCGCCTGGGCGCCGATCCCGGAGCCGTTCCGGCATCTGGGTTCCCTCGAATTCTCCAAGCTGCTCATCGAGCATGCCGACGTTGCGGTGGCGCCCGGTGTCGGTTTCGGCGAGCATGGCGATGATTTCGTGCGCGTGGCGCTGGTCGAAAACGAGCACCGGATCCGCCAGGCGGCGCGCAACATCAAGCGCTTCCTGTCTACCAGCGCCAAGCAGCCCAACAATGTGGTGCCGCTTTCCGCCCACCGGTAAATACAAATTCGATCTGATTTGAGGGGCGCCGCTTTCCATGGCTGAAGCACTGCGTGTTGGAATTGCCGGACTTGGCACGGTCGGTGCATCGGTGGCGCGCGTGTTGCGCGACAAGGCGGCGGAGCTGACCCGCCAATGCGGGCGCGACATCATCGTGTCGGCGGTTTCGGCACGCGACCGGAAACGCGACCGTGGCATCGATCTGAGCGCCGCAAAATGGTTCGACGATCCGATGGAGATGGCCCAGACCGGCGAGATCGACGTTTTCGTCGAGCTGATCGGCGGCGATGAGGGGTCGGCGCGCGCCTCAGTGAAGGCGGCTCTCGAAGCTGGCCGCCATGTCGTCACCGCCAACAAGGCGCTGCTTGCCAAGCATGGCGTGGCGCTTGCCGAAATCGCCGAGAAGAAGGGCGTGCTGCTCAACTACGAGGCCGCGGTGGCGGGTGGCATTCCCGTCATCAAGACGATGCGCGAAGCGATGGCCGGCAACTCGGTCAACCGTGTGTTCGGCATTCTCAACGGCACCTGCAACTATATCCTGACCCGCATGGAGGCCGAGGGCGTCTCCTTCGACGTCGTACTGAAGGACGCGCAGCGGCTGGGTTATGCCGAAGCCGATCCGACCTTCGACATCGAGGGCCACGACACCGCGCACAAGCTGTCGATCCTGACCAGCCTTGCCTTCGGCACCAAGATCGCGGCGAACGACATCTATATGGAAGGCATTTCCAACATTACCCAGGCCGACATCCGTGCGGCAGGCGATCTCGGCTACCGGATCAAGCTGCTCGGCGTCGCCCAGCGCACGGAGAGCGGCATCGAGCAGCGCGTGCATCCGACCATGGTGCCGACGGCTTCCGTCATCGCGCAGGTGCATGGTGTCACCAATGCGGTGGCGATCGAGACCGATATTCTGGGCGAATTGCTGCTCTCCGGTCCCGGCGCCGGCGGCAATGCCACCGCCTCGGCGGTCATCGGCGACATCGCCGACATCGCCAAGAGCCGGCCCGGCTTCCAGCATGGTCCCGTCTTCGGCCGGCCGGCGAAGGAGCTGAAACCTTACAAGAAGGCGCAGATGCGCAGCCATGCCGGCGGCTACTTCATCCGGCTGACCGTGCATGACCGTATCGGCGTGTTCGCGGCGATCGCCAAGCGCATGGCCGACAACGATATTTCCCTGGAATCGATCGTCCAGCACGCGGTCAGCGGCGAGGCGGCGGCGCAGAAGACGGTGATCCTCGTCACCCACGAGACCACCGAGGCCGCCGTGCGCAAGGCCGTCGACGGCATCACCAAGGACGGCCATCTGACCGACAAGCCGCAGGTCATCCGCATCGAGCGGGCAGGGTAGCAGCAGCCTCGTCGTCGCGGAGCATAACCACCGGCGACGCATCTCCGTTCTGTGAGGATTCCGCTGCGCCCGGAACGAATTGGCGTCGGCACCGTTCTCTTGGTCAGCAACCAAGGGAGCCGCTTCATGGCTGATACCAACAAATCCGGCCCTCCTGACATCGAGGATATCCAGAAGACGCTGGAAAAGCAGATCGCCGACCTGCGCAAGGAGATCACCAAGATCAACAAGAGCATTTCGGCGCGCAGCGCGGAAATGCTCGATGACGCCAGCGAACAAGCGTCGGATTTCTACGATACAGCCGCTTCCCGCGCCTCGCGGACAGCGCAGCAGTTGCGCAGCCAGGCTCAGTCCGTTTCAGAAGCCGCGCGCGAAAATCCCGGCACGACGACCGCAGTGATTGGCGTGATTGGCCTGCTCGGCTTCCTGGCCGGGATTGCCGTCGGCCAGTCGATGAACGACACGCCGCGCCGCTGGTACCATTAGCTGCAAGGCGGCCAGATTGGCCGGCCGCATCATCTCGCTACGTTTCAACATGTTCGTCTCGGGGAGGGTATCATGGCGTCGTCCATGCTGATCGGCATTCTCATTACATTCCTGGTCATTATCCTGGTTCTGTATCTCGTCCAGCGCCTGCCGCTCGACGCCAGGATGAGGCAGATCGTGCAGATCATAGTCATCATCATCGGCATTATTTCGCTGCTCAAATACCTCGCGGTATTCTAGGCCGCGAAGGACGGCAATTTCCTGTTTCGAGCCGGCCTGGCTCGTTTCAAGCCGGGCCGGCATTGTTTCAAGAATGCGGTTCAATCGATTGATATTGCTATCCTTTCGATAAAACTGCCGGCCGGTCTTGCCGTTGTCATGCTCGTTTGACAAAACAGGCGCGCCTCCGGCGGGAGGCGGCATCAAACGAGGATTTGCCGAAATGAATGTGGCCCAGAACATCGTCGCCGGCCTTGACCGGATACTCACCATGGAACTGGTGCGCGTCACCGAACGGGCCGCCGTCGCGGCCGCCCGGCTGCGTGGCCGCGGCGACGAAAAAGCTGCCGACCAGGTCGCCGTCGACGCCATGCGCGAGGAGCTTAATCGCCTCGCCATCAAGGGCACGGTGGTGATAGGCGAGGGCGAGCGGGACGAGGCGCCGATGCTCTATATCGGCGAGGAGGTCGGGACCGGCCAAGGCCCGGCGGTCGATATCGCGCTTGATCCGCTCGAAGGCACGACGATCTGCGCCAAGAACCTGCCGAACGCACTCGCGGTGATCGCGATCGCCGAAAAGGGCAGCCTGCTGTTCGCGCCCGACGTCTACATGGACAAGATCGCGGTCGGTCCGGGTTACGCCGAAGGCGTCATCGACATCGATGCCACGCCGGCCGACAACATCGCCAGCCTCGCCCGGGCGAAGGGCGTCACTGTGTCCGATATCACCGCCTGCATCCTCGACCGGCCGCGCCACGCCAAGCTGATCGACGCCGTGCGTGCCACCGGCGCCGCGATCCGGCTGATCGGTGACGGCGACGTCGCCGGCGTCATCCACACCACCGACCCGGAAGAAACCGGCATCGACATCTATCTCGGCACCGGAGGCGCACCGGAAGGCGTTCTGGCCGCGGCCGCCCTGCGCTGCACCGGCGGCCAGATGCTAGGCCGGCTGATCCTCGATACGCCTGAGAAGGTGGCACGCGCGGCAAAGATGGGCATTGCCGATCCGAAGCGGGTTTATCGAGCCGAGGACATGGCGCGCGGCGATGTGCTGTTCGCGGCCACCGGCGTTACCGACGGCAATATGCTGGCGGGCGTCAAGTTCGGCCGCACATACATCACCACGCACACGATCGTCTTGCGCTCCTCGTCGCGCACCGTGCGGGAGATCAAGGCCCGGCACCAGGATCTGGATAAGTTCTAGACCTGCTTGCGAAGCCGTGCGTCAGTTGTTAGCCATTGGCTGCATCTGAACCTGGCCGCGCAAGGACTAACGATGAAGGTGTTCGACTGGCACGCGGATCCGATTTCGCGTGCCACTCCTGTCACGAAATCCTATCGCAACACCCAGAACGTGCGCCGCTTTCTCACCCGCGAATGCGGCGACATGTTCAGGTTCGACCGACCCTTCATGGCCTGGCTCGAGGACCGTCGGGAGAAGACTATGGGAGATGCAGCCGACGAGTGGGTCCGGCGCCAGGCTGAAAAGCGGAAAGCGTAGTTTGAAGTCTTCTGCGATGCCTACTGCCGCTAACCGCTTGGCTTTGCCGGCCTTTGGCCCTGAAGCGCGTCGCGTTAACACGGCGCTTCAGGGTGTTGTTTGTGCATGCCGTTATCCCAAAACCGCTGCGCACTTTTGGGCGACATGCATTATCCTGCGGCCAACCATGACTTGGCAAAGCGTATGATGGGCGAAAGGCGCGTCTTCCTCGATGTCAGGCAGTCGGCCACCGGTCTCTCCTGGGAGCACCGCCTGACCGAACGGCAGGACATGATCGCGCTCGCCATTGCGCAGGGCCATGGCGTGCCCGACATCGTCGCGCGCGTTCTTGCCGGACGCGGCGTTGCTGCCGATGAGACCGAGCGGTTTCTCGATCCGACGATCCGTGACCTGTTGCCGAATCCGGCCTCGTTGACCGACATGGACAAGGCCGCCATCCGCATTGCCGCCGCCGTCGTTGCCCGGGAGAAAATAGCGATCTTCGGCGATTACGACGTCGATGGCGCGGCCTCGTCGGCCTTGCTGAAGCGGTTTCTCGCGCATTTCTCGGTGCCGTCCGAAATCTATATCCCGGATCGTATTTTCGAGGGCTACGGTCCCAATCCCGATGCCATGCGCGAACTGGTCTCGCGCGGCGCAACGTTGATCGTCACCGTCGATTGCGGCACCAACAGCGCCGCCTCCGTCGAGGCAGCCAACGAGGCGGGCGCCGATGTCGTGGTGCTGGACCACCACCAGGTTGGCGGCGCGCTGCCGGCGGCGCATGCCGTCGTCAATCCAAACCGCGACGACGACCTTTCCGGGCAGGGCCATCTCTGTGCCGCCGGCGTGGTCTTTCTCGCTCTGGTGCAGACCGCGAAAGTGCTGCGCGCGATGACCGGCGCCACGCCGCCGGATCTGCTCTCCTTGCTCGATCTCGTGGCGCTTGCCACCGTCTGCGACGTGGTGCCGCTCACGGGCGTCAACCGCGCCTTCGTCGTCAAAGGGCTGCAAGTCGCGCGCCAACAGAAGAATGAAGGGATGGCTGCCCTTGCGCGGGTGTCGCGCATCGGCGAACCGATCGGCACCTTCCATCTCGCCTATCTGATCGGCCCGCGCATCAATGCGGGCGGGCGCATCGGCGATGCGGCGCTCGGCAGCCGGTTGCTTGCAACGGACGATCCGGTCGAGGCGCTGACCATCGCCGAGACGCTCGACCGGCTGAACCAAGAACGGCAACTGATGGAACAGGAGATGCTCGCCGCCGCGCGCGCCGAGGCCGATGCCGAGCTCGCGGGCGGCAGCGGCCCGGCGATCGTCGTCACCGCCAGCAACAACTGGCATCCCGGCATTGTCGGCCTGCTTGCTTCACGACTGAAGGATCACGCACGACGGCCGGCTTTCGCCATCGCCTTCAACGCCAACGGCACCGGTACCGGTTCGGGCCGTTCGGTGTCGGGTTTCGATCTTGGCCGGCTGGTGCGCGAAGCCGCCAATGCCGGGCTCATCATCAAGGGCGGCGGCCATGGCATGGCCGCCGGCATCACCGTGGAGCGCGCAAGGTTGGGCGAGCTCAGGGCCTTCTTCGAGGAGCGGGCGGCCGCCGACGTTTTCCGGTTGCAGGATGAGGAGAGCCTGGCGATCGACGGCGCTCTTGCCGCGGAAGGCGCGACGCTCGGCCTGCTCGACGCGCTGGAGAAGGCGGGGCCTTTCGGCGCCGGGCATGTCGCGCCGGTATTCGTGCTGCCACGCCATCGGCTGGTCGATATCAGGCCGGTCGGCACCAACCATATTCGCGCCGACTTGCAGTCGGAGAGCGGCGGCCGCATCCAGGCGATCGCCTTTCGCGCCGTCGACACCGTGCTTGGCGAATTCCTGTTCAAGAACCGCGGCAAGACGATGCATGTCGCCGGCTCGCTGTCGGGCAATCACTGGAACGGCAACCGCACGGTGCAGTTTCGCATCATCGACGCCGCACGCGCGTAGCCGCGGCGGAAACCGGGCAATTCAGCCGGCCGGCGCATAACGCAGCAACGTCACGCCCTGGGTAAGACTTTCCGTGCCGAGCGGTTTCAGCGCCAGCGACAGGCCGGGTTGGAAATATGGCTTGCCGCCACCCAGCACCACAGGATGCATATAGAGCCGGTATTCGTCGACAAGACCGGCCCGTGCCAGAGAGGCTGCAAGATCGGCGCCGCCGAGAATGACGAGGCCACCGGTCTGCTCCTTGAGGGATCGTACCGTGTTCTCGGCATCGCCACTCACCAGGCGGGCATTGAGCCCGACTTGCCGAAGCCTGGTCGAGAAGACGATCTTCGGCGTTTCGCGCCATGCATGGGCAAAATCCCGCCCGACCTCGTCGGCGCCGGTCGCGCGCTCAGGGCTGTCCCAGAAGCGCATCGTTTCGTACATGCGCCGTCCCGCGAGCACGGCGGAGGCCTGTCTCATCATGTCGTTGAAATGCTGGTGCAGCTCCGTCTCGGGCACCGGCAAGCCGATGTCCTCGTCCGATCGGGCGATATAGCCGTCCAACGACGTCAGCATGGAATAGACAATCCTGGCTATCGGCAACTCCGCTTCGGTTGGCCTTCGTGCTCCCAAAGATCGCCGAAATCGTACTCGTAGTGAAAGCGCCCCGACGCCCCCGGCGTCCGATCAGTAGTTGAACGAAATACGCGCAAACGGCCCGTGGGTGAGTTGGCTGGCTTTACCCGCCGGTACTGTGTTGGCGTCATAGAAGTTCTTGTAGCCGACGCCGTACAGATATTCGAGCTGATAACCTGCCCCAAGCTTTACCCCAGGAGCGAACTCCCATGCCAGTCCGGTCTTGAGACCGACGGTTGCAAAGGTGCGACTTTCGGAAAACTCTTCCAAGCCACTACCATAGTCTCTCTTTGCCTTGATCTTTCCAAACAGAACGGAAGCGTCGGCCGATCCAAAGAAGCTTAATTGAGCGCCTAGAGGTTTGGACACATCCATGCCGAGACGCGGGCCGATGCCCCATGAAGTCTCGGTTGCGGTAAAGACTGGAGGTTCGTTGTCTGTAAAGTCCGCGCCATAGTGCTGATAACGCAGTCCCGCAAACGGGCGCAGGGACCAGTCGTCCTGCTGCAGGTGGTATCCTGCCTCAACGTCCGCATTCCAGTACCGCCCACCGCTGAACTGCCAGCCATAGAGATCGTCGTTGATCCGACCAGCGGACTGCTCCAAATAGCTGTAGCTCGCCGCCATGTCCCAGGCATCGTTGATGCGGTATCCCAACTTCGCCGCCCCATAACCGCCGTCGCCGGTGCGTGCTTCGTCGTAGTTGCCGGTCTCAAACTCCTGCGTTTGGCTGTTGGCCCGAAAGACGTACCCGCCCTCAACATAACCGAACCACGACGCGACCGGTATCGACTGGGCGACTGCCTGCAAATCCGCAGCCATCGCCGTGCCTGTGGCGAGCAACACCGAAGATAGCGCAAACAGAATCGATTTCATGAAAATTCCCACTAGGCTTTTTGCCTGTAACACTTGCCGCCGAAACTGAATATTGTTTTTCTGCAACACTCGCTCCAGAGCCACTCAGTGACCGCCGGAAGGGAGCGGTACATCGAGCTAGACTCATGGAAATGCCGCCGATGAAATGCTGCCGGCACTTCCGATGGGCACATCATCGATCCTAAGAAGGTGATCGAAATCTCGCAATCGATGTGACGGACAAACTTAGCCGCCTTGATTCACGGCGATGAGCTTTTGGCGGCCTGAAGCGGTGATCTGGCCGCCGTTGCGGTGCTTTTTGGCAAGCCTCATCGCAGCGCAGGCCCCACATCAGCCAATAGGCGCCGGTATGCAGGAACAACCGGAACTGGTTGGCCGTCGCTCTTGTGCAGGATGTGCGGTCGGCGGCGAGATGCGTTTTCCTAGACTTGATGTGGTTCTCGACCGCTCCGCGTCGGCACTAGTCTAGGCGAGAACCGTCTGCAGCCGCGTCAGTTCGCCGATCTGCGCCATCGTCGCCTGGTAGCCGAGCTGGATCGCCTCGTCGGCCCGGTGGAATTCGGTGAGGCCGATATGGCTGAGCTTGGGCTGCAGCGACATGTCGGGCGGATCGCCGGCAAGTCTCGCCCGTGAAATGCGATCCTGGATGATGTTGAAGGCCTCGACCATCACGCCGGTGATGCCCAGACGCGTCTGGTGCGATTGGTGCTGGGCGCCGACTTGGTCGGGCCTTGGCGCATCCTTTTCGATAATCAGTTCGCCGGCACTGTGCTTGATCACGGCGGCGCGGCCGAACAGGTCGTAGTGGAGGTTGACGGCCACGACGAGCGGCTGCTCGTAGGCGCGGCAGACCGAAACGGGCACCGGATTGACCAGCGCTCCGTCGACCAGCACGCGGCCGTTGCAATCGACCGGCTCGAACACGCCCGGCAGCGCGTAGGACGCGCGCATGGCCGTGATCAGCGAGCCGCTCGACAGCCAGATCTCGTGGCCGGTGCGGATTTCCGACGCGACGCAGACGAATGGCTTGCGCAAATCGTCGAAGCGGATACCGGCCACGTGCTCGCGCAGACGCGCATCCAGTTTCATGCCGCCGAAGAGGCCGCTGCCGCGCAGGTTGAGATCGAGCAGGCCGAAGATTCGCCGTCTGGTGAGGCTGCGGGCGAACTCTTCCAGCTCATCCAGTTTGCCGGCGAGATAACAGCCGCCGACGAGCGCACCGATCGAGGTGCCGGCGATCATGGAAACTTCGATGCCGGCTTCATCGAGCGCGCGCAGCACGCCGATATGAGCCCAGCCTCTGGCGCAACCGCCGCCGAGCGCGAGCGAAATGCCGGTTTTCTTCGGGGATTTTGCTTCGGATGCGCCGCCGGCCGAGGACAGGCCGTTGGCCTCCCTGACGTCTGGTCTGTTACGCGATGACGCCCATTCGAGCATCATGATCTCCCTTGTCCCGAGGCTAATATACGAATGGGCCGTATCGAAATGATGAATCTGAGTGGTCGGTGTGAGGCAGAAGGTTCAAGCTGGTGGCTTCCGATACATGTTTTCCGCATCGAACAGCGGTTTACTGCCGTCGTCGGCAAGCGTCGCCTTGCCGTCAATCAGCCCCACCGTCCGATAAAAGCATGAACGTCGGCCAGTGTGACAAGTTGCGTCGTGGCCCAATACTTTGACGCGCAACCATATCGCGTCCTGGTCACAATCCGTGAGCATCTCGATGACGTGCTGGAAATTGCCCGACGTTTCGCCCTTCTTCCAGAGCGTGTTGCGCGAGCGCGACCAGTAGTGGGCGATGCCTGTCTCCAGCGTCAGCGCCAGCGCCTGCGCATTCATATGCGCGACCATCAGCAGCATGCCGTCGGCGGCGTCGGTGACAACGACGGTGACAAGACCGGCGGCATCGAAGCGCGGCGAGAACACCGCGCCTTCCTCCAGATTTTTCTTATTTGATGGGGCTTTCGGAAATTCCAGTGCCGACATTGCCGGTCTATTTTCCTGTTGACCATGACGTCGGTAAGGGGCTTACGCCGCGTACCATGGTGACAAAACGAACCTGCTCTTCGGGCGTATCCTTGAAGACGCCGGTGAAGGTGGAGGTCAGCGTGGTTGAGCCCTGCTTGCGGATGCCGCGCATGGCCATGCACATGTGCTCGGCCTCGATCATGACCGCGACGCCGCGCGGGTTGAGCACGTCCTGGATGACACCGGCAATCTGCGCGGTCAGGGCTTCCTGCGTCTGCAGGCGGTGGGCGAAGATATCGACGACGCGCGCGATCTTGGACAGGCCGACGACCTTGCCGTCCGGCAAATAGCCGACATGCGCCTTGCCGATGATCGGCACCATGTGGTGCTCGCAATGCGAGTGGAACGTGATGTCCTTGACGATGACCAGGTCGTCGTAGCCGGCGACCTCCTCGAAGGTACGGCCGA
Coding sequences within:
- the phaC gene encoding class I poly(R)-hydroxyalkanoic acid synthase; the protein is MSKTPDSGKAEDGGPSTVEQYLVKDPERFALNMARMIEQAGKAASAWAEPREKGEVRDHVAEPVVDMVKTFSKLSEYWLADPQRALEAQTRLFAGYMTVWANAIQRVSPNAEGADDAVKPERGDKRFQDPEWGRNAFFDFLKQAYLVTSRWASELVDHAEGLDEHTRHKASFYVKQVSNAISPSNFILTNPELFRETVASNGENLVRGMKMLAEDIAAGKGDLKLRQADYSPFEIGRNIATTPGKVVGRSDVAEIIQYDPATETVLKRPLLICPPWINKFYILDLNPQKSFIRWAIEQGHTVFVISWINPDERHGAKSWEAYIREGLQYGLDTIEKATGERDVNAIGYCVGGTLLAAALALMAGEGDDRIKSATFFTTQVDFTHAGDLKVFVDEEQVAAVEKSMNEKGYLDGTKMATAFNMLRSGDLIWPYVVNNYMRGKDPLPFDLLYWNADSTRMAAANHSFYLRNCYLENNLSRGTMELAGHTISLGDVTIPIYNLASREDHIAPALSVFLGSKYFGGKVEYVMAGSGHIAGVVNPPASNKYQYWTGGPPKGDFDQWIASATDHPGSWWPHWQSWIEAKDNTRVPARKPGKHMKTLGDAPGTYVKVRV
- a CDS encoding LL-diaminopimelate aminotransferase, which codes for MEEFHKVRRLPPYVFEQVNRLKASARSRGADIVDLGMGNPDLPTPKAIVDKLCEVVRDPRTHRYSSSRGIPGLRRAQANYYARRFGVKLNPDTQVVATLGSKEGFANMAQAITAPGDVILCPNPTYPIHAFGFIMSGGVIRSLQVEPDDGFIPALERGVRHSIPKPLALILNYPSNPTALVASLDFYKDVVAFAKKNDIIILSDLAYSEIYFDGNPPPSVLQVPGAIDVCVEFTSMSKTFSMPGWRMGFAVGNERLISALTRVKSYLDYGAFTPIQVAAAHALNGDGADIAEVRDIYHKRRDVMVDAFGRAGWTIPAPAASMFAWAPIPEPFRHLGSLEFSKLLIEHADVAVAPGVGFGEHGDDFVRVALVENEHRIRQAARNIKRFLSTSAKQPNNVVPLSAHR
- a CDS encoding homoserine dehydrogenase, with protein sequence MAEALRVGIAGLGTVGASVARVLRDKAAELTRQCGRDIIVSAVSARDRKRDRGIDLSAAKWFDDPMEMAQTGEIDVFVELIGGDEGSARASVKAALEAGRHVVTANKALLAKHGVALAEIAEKKGVLLNYEAAVAGGIPVIKTMREAMAGNSVNRVFGILNGTCNYILTRMEAEGVSFDVVLKDAQRLGYAEADPTFDIEGHDTAHKLSILTSLAFGTKIAANDIYMEGISNITQADIRAAGDLGYRIKLLGVAQRTESGIEQRVHPTMVPTASVIAQVHGVTNAVAIETDILGELLLSGPGAGGNATASAVIGDIADIAKSRPGFQHGPVFGRPAKELKPYKKAQMRSHAGGYFIRLTVHDRIGVFAAIAKRMADNDISLESIVQHAVSGEAAAQKTVILVTHETTEAAVRKAVDGITKDGHLTDKPQVIRIERAG
- a CDS encoding Thivi_2564 family membrane protein; protein product: MASSMLIGILITFLVIILVLYLVQRLPLDARMRQIVQIIVIIIGIISLLKYLAVF
- the glpX gene encoding class II fructose-bisphosphatase; translation: MNVAQNIVAGLDRILTMELVRVTERAAVAAARLRGRGDEKAADQVAVDAMREELNRLAIKGTVVIGEGERDEAPMLYIGEEVGTGQGPAVDIALDPLEGTTICAKNLPNALAVIAIAEKGSLLFAPDVYMDKIAVGPGYAEGVIDIDATPADNIASLARAKGVTVSDITACILDRPRHAKLIDAVRATGAAIRLIGDGDVAGVIHTTDPEETGIDIYLGTGGAPEGVLAAAALRCTGGQMLGRLILDTPEKVARAAKMGIADPKRVYRAEDMARGDVLFAATGVTDGNMLAGVKFGRTYITTHTIVLRSSSRTVREIKARHQDLDKF
- a CDS encoding DUF6434 domain-containing protein, whose translation is MKVFDWHADPISRATPVTKSYRNTQNVRRFLTRECGDMFRFDRPFMAWLEDRREKTMGDAADEWVRRQAEKRKA
- the recJ gene encoding single-stranded-DNA-specific exonuclease RecJ, with the protein product MMGERRVFLDVRQSATGLSWEHRLTERQDMIALAIAQGHGVPDIVARVLAGRGVAADETERFLDPTIRDLLPNPASLTDMDKAAIRIAAAVVAREKIAIFGDYDVDGAASSALLKRFLAHFSVPSEIYIPDRIFEGYGPNPDAMRELVSRGATLIVTVDCGTNSAASVEAANEAGADVVVLDHHQVGGALPAAHAVVNPNRDDDLSGQGHLCAAGVVFLALVQTAKVLRAMTGATPPDLLSLLDLVALATVCDVVPLTGVNRAFVVKGLQVARQQKNEGMAALARVSRIGEPIGTFHLAYLIGPRINAGGRIGDAALGSRLLATDDPVEALTIAETLDRLNQERQLMEQEMLAAARAEADAELAGGSGPAIVVTASNNWHPGIVGLLASRLKDHARRPAFAIAFNANGTGTGSGRSVSGFDLGRLVREAANAGLIIKGGGHGMAAGITVERARLGELRAFFEERAAADVFRLQDEESLAIDGALAAEGATLGLLDALEKAGPFGAGHVAPVFVLPRHRLVDIRPVGTNHIRADLQSESGGRIQAIAFRAVDTVLGEFLFKNRGKTMHVAGSLSGNHWNGNRTVQFRIIDAARA
- a CDS encoding dihydrofolate reductase family protein, translated to MARIVYSMLTSLDGYIARSDEDIGLPVPETELHQHFNDMMRQASAVLAGRRMYETMRFWDSPERATGADEVGRDFAHAWRETPKIVFSTRLRQVGLNARLVSGDAENTVRSLKEQTGGLVILGGADLAASLARAGLVDEYRLYMHPVVLGGGKPYFQPGLSLALKPLGTESLTQGVTLLRYAPAG
- a CDS encoding Lpg1974 family pore-forming outer membrane protein, which produces MQKNNIQFRRQVLQAKSLVGIFMKSILFALSSVLLATGTAMAADLQAVAQSIPVASWFGYVEGGYVFRANSQTQEFETGNYDEARTGDGGYGAAKLGYRINDAWDMAASYSYLEQSAGRINDDLYGWQFSGGRYWNADVEAGYHLQQDDWSLRPFAGLRYQHYGADFTDNEPPVFTATETSWGIGPRLGMDVSKPLGAQLSFFGSADASVLFGKIKAKRDYGSGLEEFSESRTFATVGLKTGLAWEFAPGVKLGAGYQLEYLYGVGYKNFYDANTVPAGKASQLTHGPFARISFNY